DNA sequence from the Pempheris klunzingeri isolate RE-2024b chromosome 9, fPemKlu1.hap1, whole genome shotgun sequence genome:
TTTAGatagtatatttatttttcccctttcttatgttcctgtatgtgtgagtcAGAGCGTGCAGGCTGTATTCAGATCTCTAGCATCTCTGGAGAAGACGGTGGAAAAGTGTCACATTGAGCTTGACGAGCAAAAGAACCGCCTCACCTTCACCCTGCACTGCAAACATGGTATTCACAGTGTTTTACATGGATGATTTCAAAAGGATTACATATTATTTACACCGAGACATTCTATTTGTTGTAGCACATCAGACACTGATCACACTGTATATAACACGCCGTATGTGTTGGTGTTTTATCCGCAGGCCTCCTGAAGACACATAACCTGTCTTTCCAGGACAGTGAAAGCTTACAGGCAGTGTTTGATAAGGATAGCTCTGCCAATGTGTTCAGATCCAATCCCAGGTCTGTAAAGTGTATCCTTTGTTATATGATAGTAgcagtctttctttctctttctaccCCATCTGTAATGTTTATATCCTTTTTCCTTGTAATTggtgtttaaaaatgtcatttttttccgTTAATAGAGATATTTTTAGACAGCAGCTGGttgattaaattaattaatctaatttTCAAATAAAGGGAAATTATGTAGCTGTTGTCAGAGCGGAACCTGCACTGAGGTCAATGTCAACTCCTCACATTAGTAAACTGTTACACTGGTCCAACACCACAAATATTctgtcctttctctctcacagctcACTTTTTGTCCTCTCTTGCTGTCAGGCTGCTGGTAGACACAGTCGTGCACTTCCCTCCGTCTCTGGAAGAAGTGACTGTGTCAGTGAGTGATGAACGGATGTGGTTCAGGAACCATGTGGAGGAAGAAGCAGGTgacttggttgtttttttgcacaGCAATTGcaaacttacttacttactgaaATTCGTAAAACTTGTGAACTGTGTTTAATCACAACTCAGCTCAACTCAGTTTCTTTATAGAAATCTCACTAATCTTGCATTGAATAAGTACTTAAGTTTGACAGAACTTACTAAAAATAAAGGTCACTTTAGTGACAAATTTGCAGAAATTTCaaatactgttttcattcaaTACAGCAGTAAACCAGTTTTTATTTCCcataataaaagaataaataaacatagGTCGAGTGTATTCAATTATATTTACTAATCCCTCAGCCCTAATGTGTCATTAAGGGTTTAATGGATCTTTGTATAATCAAGATTATGTTGTTGTTAACGTCATGGAGAAATATTGCTAAAAAGGGAAGGGAAATGGATATGAACCcagtggtgctgtgtgtggAAGATGGTCAGATCAACAGAACTGCACTGTGTGGTCTCAGCTGTCATTAGCCAATAGAGGTAGTTTTTCTAACTCTGTAAGTTACCAGTAATATCATATACCATAAGAATATAAAGTTAAGTCCAAAACAGAAGTAAGTTTTTGGTTTTGAAacttgtctctgtttttttcctctattcactcttatttttcctcctgtttctctcgTTGCCTGTTTCCCTCTCAGACCAGTCCAAGGCCATGCTGACTGAGCTCTGTTTGGCTTCGGACGAGTTTGACCATTTTTCTGTCCAAACTCACAACAGCGTCACCTTTTGTCTGAAAGAGTTACGGGTAAGACTGAGGACAAAGAAAGGGAAGACAGAGCAAAAGAATAGGAGGATTAGTGAAGAGGGAGAAACTGACCAGAGATgggcaataaataaatatttattcattcttgCATTTACTAATTGAGTTTTTGTCATCTCTCCTCCAGGGTTTGTTAGTGTTTGCAGAGTCTACTGGTCTTCCTATTACTATGTGCTTAGATGAACCTGGCAGGTAAGCATACTAACAAACCGATGCTAGTTGATCACTTGTGCTACAAGTGTcctgacatttacattttctgtgtgtgtgcgtctgcgtGCCAGCCCTGTAGTGCTTTCAGTAACAGACAGTGTCCTGGAGGGGAACTTTGTGCTGGCTACGCTTTCTGATGACCCCAACCGCCGTAAAAACAACACTAGAcggtaacacacaaacaacactgaATGCACAAAATTATGAGGGGAAAACAGTGTTATACGCTGGAATTTCACTCTCAGTCAGTAGTCAGACAGTCTAATAAAAATCAGGCAGAACAAAGTGAAAATATAACCGTTTTGCCATTCATACAAAAGGTTTCTTCAGTTCAAAGGACACACAGGAAATCCTCAGCATCGACTTTGCAGAGGTCCACATGGAGAACAAGAACATAACTGAAGACAACTGATTATGAGCACATCTTTCTTTTGGGCTCCTCTGACTGGAGAGTCAGCCGACTACAGGCTGCAGGTGTTCTAGCCAGCACATCTGTCCAGCTGTAGCAGAATTGGTCTGTGACA
Encoded proteins:
- the rad9a gene encoding cell cycle checkpoint control protein RAD9A, translated to MDCVVTGGNVKVLAKAIHSLSRIGDELYVEPQEDGLALRSVNSSRSAYACFLFAPLFFSRYTIPRGHAFRCKMAIKSVQAVFRSLASLEKTVEKCHIELDEQKNRLTFTLHCKHGLLKTHNLSFQDSESLQAVFDKDSSANVFRSNPRLLVDTVVHFPPSLEEVTVSVSDERMWFRNHVEEEADQSKAMLTELCLASDEFDHFSVQTHNSVTFCLKELRGLLVFAESTGLPITMCLDEPGSPVVLSVTDSVLEGNFVLATLSDDPNRRKNNTRRGHTPPPPPPDDFMNDDMDSYLIAMDTSIAPCPSATGPPTPPLANSTCSKQPAAANHRTRLHSEEEGDEDETADLDRPPNKKFCSLFFGSVLPPSSQMSTQPLTNQEVLASDSEDDSQ